The following proteins are encoded in a genomic region of Periophthalmus magnuspinnatus isolate fPerMag1 chromosome 21, fPerMag1.2.pri, whole genome shotgun sequence:
- the LOC117388877 gene encoding poly(A) polymerase type 3-like — translation MSDLFEITSLEDVPKWYGTTGPLSFDFPSEEDLKRTRMLMEDLKSLDIFQSHLEVEHRERVVRNMESLYKQWLTETCLAMNVPEYVTEKVGGRVVPFGSYALGINTKGADIDLLCVGPGFVQRSDFFSSFVEKLKTHNAIQIIQVIEDAFVPIIKLTYDGIDIDVVYAKINRKSISDKLDLMDIDHLQGMDICCMRSLQGYRVTQEIASLVPNIFTFRIVLATIKHWAKSRNIYSNKMGFLGGVAWGILVARVCQLYPYATAAVLVDKFFKIFSMWQWNFPILLKNPEEHNLKFPVWNPTVNVSDRFHHMPIITPSYPHQNSAFNVSSSSLKIIVEELKRGHTIMEEMSDSKPTWKKLIEPAIFLQDYKHFIVLRSNVTTQTQHQVWAGFVESKIRHLVGILDKNSAISVACPNLESFSGKDGLNTTWLVGVKFNSTVKNVNLSHDVASFIQNVYTQAGKLWAEGMELSAAYANQETVKFALPAEEIHEPVQPCVKISTTELSAERREDTSDEREGQSTTKRPHTPESDPAAKRVKQESSPVGQTTRVVTKTKRIKRPRFNRRT, via the exons ATGTCCGA TCTGTTCGAGATCACCTCATTGGAGGACGTGCCTAAATGGTACGGGACCACTGGACCACTGAGTTTTGACTTCCCGTCCGAAGAAGACCTGAAAAGGACCAGGATGCTGATGGAGGACCTAAAATCCCTCGACATCTTCCAATCGCACCTGGAGGTCGAACATCGCGAAAGAGTGGTGCGAAATATGGAGTCGCTATACAAACAATGGCTGACTGAGACCTGCTTGGCgatgaatgttccagagtacgTCACGGAAAAGGTTGGCGGCCGAGTAGTCCCATTTGGATCCTACGCGTTGGGCATCAACACAAAGGGGGCGGACATTGACCTCCTCTGTGTGGGACCAGGCTTTGTCCAGAGATCCGATTTCTTTTCTTCCTTTGTGGAGAAACTGAAGACCCACAACGCAATCCAGATCATCCAAGTTATTGAGGATGCGTTTGTCCCAATTATAAAGCTCACTTATGATGGAATAGACATTGACGTGGTGTATGCTAAAATTAACCGAAAAAGCATTAGCGACAAACTGGATCTGATGGATATCGATCATCTGCAAGGAATGGACATCTGTTGTATGAGGAGTTTACAGGGCTACCGAGTTACACAGGAGATTGCTAGCTTGgtgccaaacatcttcactttcaGAATAGTGCTAGCCACCATAAAACACTGGGCAAAATCTCGGAACATCTATTCTAATAAGATGGGCTTTCTGGGTGGGGTTGCTTGGGGTATCTTAGTTGCCAGAGTATGCCAGCTGTACCCTTACGCGACCGCTGCAGTTTTGGTGGATAAGTTTTTTAAGATCTTCTCCATGTGGCAGTGGAATTTCCCCATCTTATTGAAGAACCCTGAGGAGCACAACTTGAAATTTCCGGTGTGGAATCCCACAGTGAACGTGAGTGATCGGTTTCACCACATGCCGATTATCACGCCATCTTACCCGCACCAAAACTCCGCCTTCAATGTGTCTTCTTCCTCACTGAAGATCATTGTGGAGGAGCTCAAACGTGGACACACTATAATGGAGGAGATGAGTGACAGCAAACCGACCTGGAAAAAACTCATTGAACCTGCGATATTTTTGCAGgattacaaacattttattgtgcTGCGTTCTAATGTGACTACGCAGACCCAGCATCAAGTATGGGCTGGTTTTGTTGAGTCTAAAATTCGACACCTCGTTGGAATCCTAGACAAGAATTCCGCTATCTCTGTGGCTTGCCCAAATCTAGAGTCCTTCTCTGGAAAAGATGGTTTGAACACAACATGGCTGGTTGGAGTGAAATTCAACTCTACAGTCAAGAATGTGAACTTAAGCCATGATGTAGCGAGCTTTATCCAAAATGTGTACACTCAAGCTGGTAAGTTATGGGCCGAAGGGATGGAACTATCAGCTGCTTACGCCAACCAAGAGACAGTAAAATTTGCACTGCCGGCTGAGGAGATCCATGAACCTGTGCAACCCTGCGTTAAAATATCGACAACTGAATTGTCTGCTGAAAGGAGGGAAGATACTTCGGATgaaagagagggtcagagcacCACCAAGCGTCCCCACACTCCGGAGTCCGATCCTGCGGCCAAGAGAGTCAAACAGGAGTCTTCTCCAGTTGGACAAACCACACGAGTCGTCACCAAAACCAAAAGGATTAAAAGGCCGAGGTTCAACAGGAGGACCTAA